The region ATGTGTCACTGTATTGGTATGTTGAGTTCTGATTTGTAAAGCTAGGTTGAACCGACCAAGCAGAAGCACTTTTGCTATCTTCAGTTTCATCAGAAATCTTATTCCAAGGAGTTCTGACATGAGTACTTTCAGTAGTGAAATTCGAATATCTTGATGATTGCATAGGCTGTCTATAAACATTACTATCAGTCCTCTGCCCTTCGAGATTTACATTTAATTGGCTTGAATCATGCAAAGGATTCCAGACAGCAGATACTGCTGTAGAATTCGGTTCTACAACACAGTAGTACAAGAATCATGACCAAATGAATCTTGAATAATAGAAACAGACAAACTGAAACCTAACTGTATAACAGGAAAGGTGACTGACAAACTGAAATCTAACTGTATAACAGGAAGGGCGTCTTACCAAGAGCAGAAATTTCACTTGGTGGTCGCGGTCGTTTATTCTTCGTCGGGGCAGTTTGACTAAGGCTAGGAGGCACAGAAGCAACAAAAGGCTCTATCTCCCAAGGAGAAACCCTTTCTGGTCTTGCAATTGATGCAGGTTCATCCCATTGAACCTGAAAAATAGAAATGAAGGGTTTACAATCTGTTTTAATTTTTTCCAaattaagaaattaaaaaaaaaatatatatatatatagacctTCAGTGATCTCCATTTAGAACATTCCCATTGAGATGATATGTCTTCAACTCCAACAATTGTGCCAGTAAATCTGATGGAACAAAATAGATCAATACCACAAATACATTATAAAACTTAGAGCACAGACAGTTGAGGGAAAACTAATTACCTTCTTTCAGGAGATTCTTCTCCCTCAAACCGCATCTTGAATCTGACGCCAACCGTATATCCATTTTTCAAAGCTTCCAGATATTTGTTTAAGCCAATGATGAACTGACTAGTCCTACAACATATTTCAAAAGAAGTTATTCGAGTAGTAGTTACCATAGTGGATCAATCTTTCACAGTCATGAATATGATATCCAATCCTAAAAGGGGAGCTATGCCATACCTTGGCTTGTAGAAAACAACAAAGAGAGTCTGCGTTGTCACAGCATGAGATGCAGTAGCAAGCACTCCAAGGTGCATACTTTGACTTGAAATTACTGAAGAAGGCATGGAGCTCTGCTGTTGCGCATGACGTCGAACACCCACTCGCAATTCTTTATTCTCTCCCCTGCAATTTACTctatttaattaaaatgatttaTAAAAATTTCTATGAACATATATATGTTTGGCATCATTAACTAATCAATAAGAAGGATACTAGGAAATACCTGAGAAAAACAAAAGAATCCCCAGCGACTAATCTCTTAGAAGTAACAAACGTACTCCATCCTGTTGTAAGCAAATGTCTTCGTGGTTGACCTGGTTTTTGTGCATATCAATTTAGCCGTGGAAGTAGTATATTACTTCATTTATACAGAAACGGAAATAACACTACACTATAATCACAAAACATAATATTACAAAAGCAAAGTTCACCTCTAAATATATGTTTAAACCTCCATTCAGTTCCATGAAGATCCTTGGCAACCAGCTCCTGTGTGGGAGTTGTCTGGGTCATGTCCTGATGACAAAGAAAATTAATCATACTGATTAAGTGAACAGTTCTTGGAAGACGATTCAACTTAAAAGAACATGAAAACTTGAAGAGCAGTCAGTATTATTACCAGGGGAGGAAGGCACTCGTTTGCGTGTTTACGCAGAACCGAAAATCCGCCATGGGTACTTGTGTCTGAGGCTGTTAAAACCTTGCAGAAAGAGTGCACGGTTGTCCTTGGAGGCTCGGGATGACAAGAATCAGGACTAACTGGCTCAGTTTGCTGGAAAGAATATACATAACTACAGATCAACTTTGACCATATAAGCAAAACTAAACATCCATCCAACAAGGCAATTTCAGTTGTTCTAACAAAAATTAAAGAGTACGTATCGAGTTCTTGCATCAGATCAAATCAAAAAAGAAACTAAAGATCAGGATAGATTTGCAGAATCTGCTAAACAAATGTATATGCACAGCTAACTATTAGTCTATTACCGACTGAAGAACTTCTAACATACCTTTAACAAGGCAATCTCAGAGTATTTATCCAAGTTATTATTAGATTCAGACAACAAAGCAACTAAATATCAACTAATATACTTGACTAAAAACTAACTTAGTACACAATTTGAAAAACCACAGACATAATCTAAACAAGCCAATTTCACTTTTTCAAAAAAACAAAGAGTATGTAAGTTCTAATTTCTTACATCAGATTCCGGCAACAAAGTTATCTGGGCGTAAACCTCATCCGTTTCTTGTTCAGCCTACAAATCAAAACCACCAGGACACAAATTAAGGTTTAAACATGCATAATTGTGAACTCCTGAACCTAAAAAAGTTCAGACTAAAAAACAACAAAATAATGCAAAACCATACCTTTAGCTGAACATGAACAACTCTACAAAGGATCTTGGGAGAAATCTTAAAAAGTGGAATCCTGTGATTCAGTTCTTGATTTGTTGATGCCTCTAACTACAAGTCAACACATACTAAATCAACAAAACAACCAAAACccaaaacataaaaacacataaaacctcaactcttaccataaaAATCAAAACTTTACAAAACCAAAACAACCAAAAACAGAAAGATCTGAACTTTACAACTCACTTGTTCCATGTGACCCTGAGGAAAATAATAAACTCTTTCTCCATTTCTTGGAATATCCACTAATGGACCAGCACAAGCCTTCCATAACTCAGTATACATATCTTCACTCCCACCATTATTACCTGCAAAAACCACCATAAAAACTCAACCAAAACACACACAAACAAACACTACACACACTAACAAGAAACTTAAATTTTATGATGACCCTTTTGAGCTAACCTTGAGATAAGACATGGGTCTGAGAGATAACACCAAGATTAGCCATGAATAATCAAATCAAGACCCAAAAGTTGTAAAGATCCAAGCTTTTAAAAAACCCAAATCAAGAAAAAAGCATTAGTTATGGTAATAAAGAGGGAAACTAATAAGTATACAAGTTAAAAAGCAGTGAGAAGCAGTTACAAAACAGCTTGGAACTCAAACTATGTTGTTTCTCTCTCTAAAAACGTTTGTATGTAATAATGTAAGTATAGTTTGTCACACTAGAATGCAAGGGAAATGAGAAAACGCCGTTACAAAACCCTCAAGACAAGTTAATATACACACTCTCTTATGGGGGTATCTGTCTATCTATCCCTTGGGTTTTTAGCTTTATGGGAGTTAAAGAAAAGCATCATTAATAAACTAAACTAATTATAGCTTTTAATCTGATCCTTCTTATTATTCGAATCTTTGGGAAagttaaaaatttatttgttttttaccaaaaatttatttttcttcaaaaatttaCTTTATATCATATTTAAGTATACTTAAAATTCCATTATTTTTCGAAGACAACACTGGAAAATAATCCATAGTATAATATTAAATGtgaaatattaaaaatttcaTTAATTATCTTGTCATCTACATCGacagttatatattttatttaaaattgacAGTGATCACCGCATATAACCTTAAAAACAACTATTATAAGGCAGGTAAGATTCAAATTCTACgatcataaaaaaaaataatcATGTATAACATATGTCATATTCtaataattataatatatctGATCAACTTTTTCGATACTAATAAGCAATAACATTACCAAATAAACGAATGATAATAGAACTCACAATTTATTATTGTACATTATATTTTTCGCTATATCAAAATTTTATCAATTATAAATCAAAGTATTTTGCTCTCAAAAATCATTATTGACAATTTTACTTAGGACTCAATACTTGTTCGATAAactttatatattatattttataattttaaatataaacaacgGTGCATAATGTATATCTGATCAGACTTGTGTCCTCCACACAATTTAATGTAAAAAATACTGTTAATATATCCTATGTCCTCCCTCCAAATCTGCTGTAAATTATGGTACAGGATCTGCTGCACTAATCCGAATAAATTTACTAAGCACCATCGCAGGTAGAAATTTTGTGCAAATACTTGACCAATGAATCATGCTTTATGAGTGATCATTGCATCACAAAAGATGTATGATCACGATCGGCAAATGGGTGATCACAACTAAcctatgaatattattttattttgcaACATTTTGTTTTATCCCATGAGCCAATATCATTGATTATATATTTTAATCCACTAATCGTGACATTTTCATTTCTTATGTGCATCATAATTTCCTCCTtgtatttataaattataatttattttcatatacaaacaataaaagtaaatagAAAGAATATTTACGTCTACGTATCAGTTGTCGACTACAACAAAACGTACACATCCTAATAATATATTTACGTCTACGTGTCATTTGTCTGTCATAATAAATATGCACAGCATGATAATGAAATCATAAATTTTTGAATAACTAGAAAAAtaacaaattttgaaaattaaactgaaaatttattctttaatTGAATCATGAAGAAtcatttaaattaaaaataaatggAATTTAGCCAAGAATTAAGATTAGAACCCGTCGCTGTCTTGGCTGTGCTATCGGAGACTCTGGGGAAGTAAATTCGGAAATAAATTATACTCCCTCAGTCTCATTCATTTCTCTACGTGTACTTTTTGCACGCATTTTAATGTTCAAATATCATTTAGTTGTataatattttttgaattttttaatttttttctgaataaaaatttaaacattaaacttttattcagaaaataatgattttagaaaaatattatataattatacgatatttgAACATTGAAATGCGTGCAAAAAACAAATGTAGAGAAATGAACGGAACGGAGGTACTAACAGTTATGCCTTCAAATTTGAGAATTGAGAATTCGATCAATTTTTCGTCCAAGTACAAATTTAAATTAGAATGTGTTGACCTCTAATTTTTAGTACTCCCTAAATTTTGGTACGAGTTAACCTAATTTTTGATACTGTCTGACTGGAAACATTTAATAATCAATAAATATTATGTCAAATCAAACCAAAACACATTTAtcatatattttaaaattgttgGTTGAGAAATTACCATGATAAGTACCTATAAATGTACTCCCTATGTCCAATTAATTTTTATACACTTTCTTTTTTTTATGTCTTATTCAATTTTATATATTTCAAATTTATCATAAATAGTAAAAACTACATTCAATACTTACTTCCACTACATTTATTTTATTCACTAAATATTAATTGGTCTCACCACTTTACCCAACTGTATAATTTCTTTTCATTAAATTATATACTTTTTATTTCTGTCTCATCCTACAATGTTaccaaaattatcaaaaataacATGATTTTACTACTATATTTTGTCATCcgtgctcaaatcatttatatATAAATGACCGGCACGAGGGAGTAACTCCTTTTTTTCTCTTTCGGCtcactttcggaaatataaattTTCATATTAAATTTCGGTACTAAACGATGCAGAGAGGGGCACATTTTATAAGCAGTGATAATTGCAAGTTGACGGTGCCTAGAAGAGTGTGATGTGCCGTCACCGTTAGCTGCCGTCTGGTTGGTTGTCTGCTCCGCGACAAGCAACAAGGCTTGCTCAACCCCGGCATATAATTTCACCAtctttttatcatttttttaaattaatgTTTCATTTTTTACCTCACAGATTTGAATTAATTACAAACATTGCCATTCTTTGAACACAAGGTGGGGTCACTTTGAAGACACTGCATCTGATGATAAGTTAAAAGCTTTCTTCCTCTGTGACCGGATATAATGAAATTCAGTGGTCCTCTTCTGCACATGTCATCACTGACTGTACAGCTTGTGGGACCCCCCCACGTGTGTAATGTTACGACTCGAAAttgtttgtttttttattttgatttttggACGCTTAATATTGCACCTCACAATCCATCGCACGAATTCGTTTCATAAATGTACCAAGTTATCAAATTCCGTAAAAATAAATTACTAATTTAAAGAAATTGGTTGTTAGAAATAGTTTAGATACTCCTAAGTAACTTGATAAAATGATGTAGCTCTGCTAATTGTTGTTGCCATTTTAGGGCTTCGATCCCCTTTTTCATTACATAGGCAAACATCATAACGTTCTAGATCGGTAATTTGATTTGATATATTTAAAATGTTAAAATAAATAGTTAATAGTTAATATTCAATGTCAATTTTCGCAACTTATCCCGGGTAGGTTACTGATTGATGTCCGGAACTTTAGGGTTTATCATACTAAAGCTCCTTTTGAAATTATCGTTAAAATTGTTTTGTGTTGTAAGAAAAAGTGCTATAAAAATACAAATTCTGCTAACAAtaagaaatttaaatttaatatgcaattacttattaatattgatttaatttttttgttaaattattcGTCGTATTGCTTATTATTTGACTAAATTTTCGATGTTAAATATTAGTTTTGTCTTTTAGAACAACACATAAATAATAACGTTGAGTTTGTTGTTCTAATAAAATTTGAGTTAATGAAAATTACAtataatttaaaaagaaaaattgCAATAATcgtaaaattttatttattatatattttaataaaaatttaaaataaatttctaTAATTATTATTCAATATTAATATTTTGATATTGGTCCGCGGTTCGCACGAGTTATATTTTTCTCTAACAGCAAATTTTAGGCCAAAAATACGTTTCTGAAATGCAGCTTTTGAATTTTACCAAATAGTCACCTTTTTAACGAAAAACTGTTATTGCTGTTAATAGATATAATTTAGTATGTTGGGTAATTTAGTTTGAtgtatttaaaatataaatagatATAATTAAAGAAAAAGGTacattaaattaatttaatatatatttaaaatgaTTAGCGTTTCATAAATTGATTGGCATTGTTGTAATGATAGAACTAACCCATTTGAATTTacgaaaataattttaattttatataaaaaaactCACTTAAGTctagataattatcaaaatttaaatttaGGAACCTTAAATCCAATAGTTAATCTTCAACGTTAATTTTCGCATCGACATATATCATCTTACACTGGCAGATGAATAAATTTGGAATAATTTCGAAAAGAGGAACATTCAAGGTTTTTGTGTGTAATTGGTCGACCATTGAAGCTCAATGCACTTCGCACGGTGATAAGGACTTAAGATATGcacatcttcttattttctttGCTTTTTTATTTTGCAGAAACTTATTTACTTTAATTAATACCCATTTAAACAGGGAGTGTTTTGGACCACTACAATAGTCATCAGACGATAACGACGTCGTATTGCAGAGTTAAGCTGGATTTAAGAGTTCGAGACACATGAGGAGTCCACATCGATCAATAGTCATAGTTACAGctttatactattcttaaattTGTTTAATGACTGTACTGTTGCACGACTTATTTTGTATTGATAAGTGTTTAATCCAGATTATATTGCAAGATATTTATTTAGCGAGTTTAAGTTGAACAAGTTTAAAATATGGGTACATAATTTGTGTCTTAAACACAAGGTCTCCATATAGATTTTACAATTTGAGGGGCGGATCCGAAGAATATTTTTTCAGAGGTCACTATATATTTAAGCGGGTATATTAAATATATATGTccgaattttaaaaaaaaaaccaGCTTaaaatccgtgcatcgcacgaaTAGCAAATactttttttaatattataatatttttttttaattttgaattcaattcttaattttgttcatttaaaactttaaatgatataACTTCATAATAGTTATAATAGTAGACGTATATGTTCACaactttttaaaatatttaaactTGTTTAAAGTGATAGCATTGGTAAGGGGGAATgttattataacgaaattattattttatttaggtTA is a window of Apium graveolens cultivar Ventura chromosome 11, ASM990537v1, whole genome shotgun sequence DNA encoding:
- the LOC141697068 gene encoding auxin response factor 9-like, which gives rise to MANLGVISQTHVLSQGNNGGSEDMYTELWKACAGPLVDIPRNGERVYYFPQGHMEQLEASTNQELNHRIPLFKISPKILCRVVHVQLKAEQETDEVYAQITLLPESDQTEPVSPDSCHPEPPRTTVHSFCKVLTASDTSTHGGFSVLRKHANECLPPLDMTQTTPTQELVAKDLHGTEWRFKHIFRGQPRRHLLTTGWSTFVTSKRLVAGDSFVFLRGENKELRVGVRRHAQQQSSMPSSVISSQSMHLGVLATASHAVTTQTLFVVFYKPRTSQFIIGLNKYLEALKNGYTVGVRFKMRFEGEESPERRFTGTIVGVEDISSQWECSKWRSLKVQWDEPASIARPERVSPWEIEPFVASVPPSLSQTAPTKNKRPRPPSEISALEPNSTAVSAVWNPLHDSSQLNVNLEGQRTDSNVYRQPMQSSRYSNFTTESTHVRTPWNKISDETEDSKSASAWSVQPSFTNQNSTYQYSDTLLLPVEEKKSNAVASCRLFGFDLKCSTDLAKKVTPLTPPANMFIKTADGGDSEEISDLSKDSKVKHHGLQVSPKEVQSKQNCSTRSHTKVQMQGMAVGRAVDLSVLKGYDELISELEEMFDIKGQLYPRDQWEIVFTDDEGDMMLMGDDPWQEFCDMVKRILICSSQDVKKMRVGSKLPISSTDHEVSGFSLDSAM